In the Leifsonia sp. 466MF genome, one interval contains:
- a CDS encoding helix-turn-helix domain-containing protein, with protein MSDSAELHELGAFLKVCRARLRPEDVGLPETGGHRRVAGLRREEAAALASISVDYYTRLEQGRVQASAAVLGVLARALRMDDDQRAYLYEVAHKADAAPRRRRSRQTVRPAMRRLLEQLTDTPALVLGRRLDVLQWNRAAAALFTDFGAVPAPQRNYLRLLFLHPGVRAMHLDWDHDARDAVAALRMEAATDPDDPELAALVGELSLRDADFRTWWAERHVNSATYGTKHYRHPTVGELTLDCDTWQSPDGSGQRLMVLTAENGSPSSDGLRILTSWSEPARAELTAEEESRR; from the coding sequence ATGAGTGATTCGGCGGAACTCCACGAGCTCGGCGCGTTCTTGAAGGTCTGCCGCGCGCGGCTGCGGCCCGAGGACGTCGGCCTCCCGGAGACGGGAGGTCACCGACGCGTCGCGGGACTCCGGCGGGAGGAGGCGGCTGCGCTCGCGTCGATCAGCGTCGATTACTACACGCGACTGGAACAGGGACGCGTCCAAGCCTCCGCGGCGGTGCTCGGCGTGCTGGCACGCGCGCTCCGAATGGATGACGACCAGCGTGCCTACCTCTACGAGGTCGCGCACAAGGCCGACGCAGCCCCTCGGCGGCGAAGGAGCCGCCAGACCGTGCGACCGGCGATGCGACGACTGCTCGAGCAGCTGACCGACACCCCGGCACTCGTGCTCGGACGCCGCCTCGACGTGCTGCAGTGGAACCGTGCGGCCGCAGCGCTGTTCACGGACTTCGGCGCCGTACCCGCGCCCCAGCGCAACTACCTGCGGCTGCTCTTCCTGCATCCCGGTGTCCGCGCCATGCACCTCGACTGGGACCACGACGCCCGCGATGCGGTCGCCGCCCTGCGGATGGAGGCCGCGACAGATCCCGACGACCCGGAACTCGCCGCGCTGGTCGGGGAACTGTCGCTCCGCGACGCCGACTTCCGCACCTGGTGGGCCGAACGGCACGTCAACTCGGCGACCTACGGGACGAAGCACTACCGGCATCCCACGGTCGGCGAGCTCACCCTCGACTGCGACACTTGGCAGAGTCCCGACGGCAGCGGCCAACGTCTGATGGTGCTGACCGCAGAGAACGGCAGCCCGTCCAGCGACGGGCTGCGCATCCTGACGTCGTGGAGCGAGCCGGCCCGCGCCGAGCTGACCGCCGAGGAAGAGTCCCGGCGGTGA